The sequence aacaaacaaTAACATCTTTCATGATTTGTTCCTATTATAAAGGATCGAAATCTCCTGACGGAATTACACCATTACATATGTATTGACATCTATCAGaatgcatatatatacattacaTACTTTGAAATATGACAATTGCATCCATTGGTATGCTTAGCTTTCcaaaaatcaaacatatagaaataaaataaatgaatgcaAAAAGGAAACAATTAAAGTTTTGtaggaaagaaaatatgtaTAGTTTCCATGAACACCATGCAAAAGTAGTCATATCTTAGTAAGCTCGGCATTCTTTTCTATCCTGATCACCCCTTTGTCTCAAATCCTCAAAGCTCCAATCTCTTCTCATCCCAGAGCTCCTTATCAACTTGGGTTCATCGGTTCCCTTGAATGCTATTGCTCCCATACTCTTTAGACGGCGGTGATCCTTCTTTATCTTCCTAGCAGCCACCGCAGAATTACCTTTTCCAACTTGTTCATAAGGTGGTGGGGTCAAGTTTCCTGACCAACTTCTTTCTACCTTTATACAGCATATTCTTCTATCATGCCCTTCTTGATCATATTCTGTGCCAGAATTATTTCTTTGCAAGTCCCGACAAGTAAGGCAATTCAGGCTCATCGTTATAGTGCTGTTGtttcttgaaaagaaatatctttttctttagttttttatatattttcggGTCATCGGAAGGAGATGAATCGAGAGAGCGGTGAGAAGGAGCTTCCTACATTATTACAAAGAGATAAGTATAAATTGATAACTGATTCCTCCTTACAGCTACTATTACTAACAAGCCCGAAAATATAGCTAAACCAATtttaaattagggttttgtgAACAACTTTGAATTCATGGTCc comes from Ricinus communis isolate WT05 ecotype wild-type chromosome 5, ASM1957865v1, whole genome shotgun sequence and encodes:
- the LOC8284597 gene encoding uncharacterized protein LOC8284597 — its product is MSLNCLTCRDLQRNNSGTEYDQEGHDRRICCIKVERSWSGNLTPPPYEQVGKGNSAVAARKIKKDHRRLKSMGAIAFKGTDEPKLIRSSGMRRDWSFEDLRQRGDQDRKECRAY